One Streptococcus sp. DTU_2020_1001019_1_SI_AUS_MUR_006 DNA window includes the following coding sequences:
- the accB gene encoding acetyl-CoA carboxylase biotin carboxyl carrier protein, whose translation MNLNEIKDLMAQFDQSSLKEFSYKNGTDELVFSKNEAKLVAEASPAPQAQTTPAVEVVSESSASESVAEGDLVESPLVGVAYLAAGPDKPNFVSVGDTVKKGQTLVIIEAMKIMNEIPAPKDGVVTEILVENEEMVEFGKGLVRIK comes from the coding sequence ATGAATTTAAATGAAATCAAAGACTTGATGGCGCAATTTGACCAGTCAAGCTTGAAAGAATTTTCTTATAAAAATGGAACGGACGAGTTGGTCTTCAGTAAGAATGAAGCGAAACTTGTTGCAGAAGCAAGTCCAGCACCTCAAGCTCAAACTACACCAGCTGTAGAAGTAGTTTCAGAATCAAGTGCTAGTGAATCTGTAGCTGAGGGGGACCTTGTAGAAAGTCCACTTGTCGGAGTTGCTTACTTGGCTGCCGGACCAGACAAACCTAATTTTGTTTCAGTCGGTGATACTGTTAAAAAAGGCCAAACCTTGGTCATCATCGAAGCCATGAAGATCATGAATGAAATTCCAGCACCTAAAGATGGTGTTGTAACAGAAATTTTAGTTGAAAATGAAGAAATGGTTGAGTTTGGGAAAGGCTTGGTACGTATCAAATGA
- the fabZ gene encoding 3-hydroxyacyl-ACP dehydratase FabZ, producing the protein MIDIQGIKEALPHRYPMLLVDRVLEVSEDTIVAIKNVTINEPFFNGHFPAYPVMPGVLIMEALAQTAGVLELSKPENKGKLVLYAGMDKVKFKKQVVPGDQLVMTATFVKRRGTIAVVEAKAEVDGKLAASGTLTFAIGN; encoded by the coding sequence ATGATTGATATTCAAGGAATTAAAGAAGCTTTGCCACACCGTTATCCCATGCTCTTAGTGGATCGTGTCTTAGAAGTTAGCGAAGATACCATTGTTGCTATTAAAAATGTGACGATTAACGAACCTTTCTTCAATGGACACTTTCCAGCTTACCCTGTGATGCCAGGTGTCTTGATCATGGAAGCTTTGGCACAAACAGCAGGTGTTTTGGAATTATCAAAACCTGAAAACAAAGGGAAGCTTGTCTTATATGCTGGTATGGACAAAGTTAAATTTAAGAAACAAGTTGTTCCTGGTGATCAGCTTGTCATGACAGCAACTTTTGTCAAACGTCGTGGCACAATCGCCGTAGTAGAAGCGAAGGCAGAAGTAGATGGAAAGCTTGCAGCAAGCGGTACTCTGACCTTTGCTATTGGAAACTAG